One genomic region from Lepidochelys kempii isolate rLepKem1 chromosome 19, rLepKem1.hap2, whole genome shotgun sequence encodes:
- the MARCKSL1 gene encoding MARCKS-related protein, producing the protein MGSQGSKAAKGDVMAQKPAERAAVSPSKSNGQENGHVKINGDVSPKADGEAPPLNGNGSAEPVQDEAKAESGSGDAIEPAPAAEGGEAKPDGAAACKETPKKKKKFSFKKSFKLSGISFRKNKKEAGDSAVSSPTDDQAKAEAKGEENPTCSTNETEQTSTTQEGKAEEKAAAVDSSPSAPAAEGQQEAEPKREDAEAGEAKEKEEQEQQLGESQEATAQPEESSKPVESEASTTPAATLQKEE; encoded by the exons ATGGGAAGCCAGGGCTCCAAGGCCGCCAAAGGAGACGTGATGGCTCAGAAACCGGCCGAGCGTGCGGCGGTGTCTCCCTCCAAATCAAACGGCCAG GAGAACGGCCATGTGAAGATAAATGGGGATGTCTCACCCAAGGCTGATGGAGAAGCCCCACCACTGAATGGCAATGGATCTGCTGAGCCAGTCCAAGATGAGGCCAAGGCAGAGTCTGGCAGTGGTGATGCCATTgagccagccccagctgctgaagGTGGGGAGGCCAAGCCTGATGGCGCTGCAGCCTGCAAGGAGACCcccaagaagaagaagaagttctCTTTCAAGAAGTCCTTCAAGCTGAGTGGGATCTCCTTCAGGAAGAACAAGAAAGAGGCTGGGGATTCTGCTGTGTCCTCTCCCACAGATGACCAGGCCAAAGCAGAAGCCAAAGGAGAGGAGAACCCTACCTGCTCCACTAATGAAACTGAGCAGACCAGTACAACACAAGAAGGGAAAGCTGAGGAGAAAGCTGCTGCAGTGGACagcagcccctctgctcctgctgctgaggGGCAGCAGGAAGCAGAGCCTAAAAGGGAAGATGCAGAAGCAGGGGAAGCCAAGGAGaaagaggagcaggagcagcagctgggagaaaGCCAGGAGGCTACAGCTCAGCCAGAGGAGTCCTCAAAACCTGTGGAGTCTGAGGCCAGTACAACACCTGCAGCAACTCTACAGAAGGAAGAGTAG